Proteins from one Coffea arabica cultivar ET-39 chromosome 8c, Coffea Arabica ET-39 HiFi, whole genome shotgun sequence genomic window:
- the LOC113707174 gene encoding SNF2 domain-containing protein CLASSY 3 isoform X1: MEEKSSTVAKRTRAQTKCRLKKMIDEYYEKKPKEKKGESEKAHDFDAMNATEGKRREELESSKVRRNDIGMVRINSTSNDEEQKGENANRNIFNRKRKGAVEKFFNDDESSGSDVRILGQEEVVEEVNLKEFNRMRRRRRRETVYSCKNDDGGNGSSVEILQEQESWSSEEGADDSDKDYSEEESGSSDTQSNNWGYCSKDNLEGGIGKDDGKMSPSGRYYIKEKECSEDVEILGKSMEDNRKEDSVGGNVSSESSLRKRKVHGNLKDGEVVTSKLSCLRPRLHSTPKSRKQESGLRTSRKCCLRVSDSESSHFSGEESDSSDRVPKKKKEGSRISKLSKRRGRVLREVDYVNILLGSMFKDDEQTKQNLFPFEDNGPIHTLLLKFRFDDEDPAPPEKEGWQKEIDNLFTEMEMCLTLPDSDFTESSMDGTHHVTATAKSQAELCLLGEHQLILEEPIGIVCKYCQIVYMEMKDIFPVLKKETSHRRDWVDLCRGDCSGIHELHFGELASRNYYTSIDAEGSVLDLIPNDIRMSMYSHQLDGFVFLWKNIVGETCIEKLKTELSDDGRGAIISHAPGTGKTCLTIVFILSLLKMYPMCRPVIIAPRSMLLTWENEFRKWGSRIPFHNFNSKDLSGNELKTDAEFLRRVGSRMTKLYSWTKDKSVLGISYKLFEQIASGRKGKRSDERLGEIFLQLPGLVVLDEGHTPRNQQSLVWKALTGVKTKRKIILSGTPFQNNFDELYNTFCLVNPKFSGSITSESCNRRWQRKSNVEKERWISLTNAIHKKSDYVVEELKAMIDPFVHVHRGSILEENLPGLKDTLVILRPTDEQKDILRLISDDWSRFDQVHLVSLISVHPSLAAFSKRLSARKDRLGVLGCSPYAGVKTKFAIELIRLCDASHEKVLVFSEFIHPLRFIMQQLMDQLKWREGIEMLYMDGKRDEKNRQSSISSLNDPSSKVKVLFASTKACSEGINLSGASRVVLLDVVWNPSVERQAISRAYRLGQKNLVYVYHLITSGTLEVEKYAQQANKDRLSELVFSSRDRQSNKSRISSVFEDKVLEGMLDNKMLNDIFENIIHQPKESNVFANFNYVEHKH, from the exons ATGGAAGAAAAGAGCAGTACTGTAGCAAAGAGGACAAGGGCTCAAACAAAGTGTCGATTGAAGAAAATGATTGATGAATACTATGAGAAGAAGCCGAAGGAGAAGAAAGGGGAAAGTGAGAAAGCCCATGACTTTGATGCAATGAACGCAACTGAGGGGAAAAGGAGGGAAGAATTGGAGTCAAGTAAAGTCAGGAGAAATGACATAGGAATGGTTAGAATTAACAGCACTAGCAATGATGAAGagcaaaaaggggaaaatgcCAACCGAAATATCTTCAATAGAAAGAGGAAGGGAGCTGTTGAAAAGTTTTTCAATGATGATGAGAGTAGTGGAAGTGATGTTAGGATTTTGGGGCAAGAGGAAGTGGTGGAAGAAGTGAACTTGAAGGAATTTAATaggatgaggaggaggaggaggagagaaaCTGTTTACAGCTGTAAGAATGATGATGGGGGAAATGGAAGTAGTGTTGAGATTTTGCAGGAACAGGAATCATGGAGCTCTGAAGAGGGTGCTGATGATTCTGATAAAGACTATAGTGAGGAAGAATCAGGAAGCTCTGATACGCAATCAAACAATTGGGGTTATTGTAGCAAGGATAACCTTGAAGGAGGGATAGGGAAAGATGATGGCAAGATGAGTCCATCTGGAAGATATTATATCAAGGAAAAAGAGTGCAGTGAGGATGTCGAGATTCTTGGAAAGAGCATGGAGGATAATAGAAAGGAAGATTCAGTGGGAGGGAATGTCAGCAGTGAGAGTtctttgagaaaaagaaaggtaCATGGTAACCTGAAGGATGGTGAAGTGGTGACAAGTAAGTTATCGTGTCTGAGACCACGGCTTCATTCAACTCCCAAGTCCAGAAAACAGGAATCCGGACTTAGAACATCAAGAAAGTGCTGCCTTCGTGTTTCTGACAGTGAAAGTTCTCATTTTTCAGGTGAGGAGTCTGATTCATCAGATCGGGtgccaaagaagaaaaaggaaggtagTAGGATATCTAAGCTCTCTAAGAGAAGAGGAAGGGTGTTAAGAGAGGTGGATTATGTGAATATTCTTCTGGGGTCCATGTTCAAGGATGATGAGCAGACAAAGCAAAATCTATTTCCTTTTGAAGACAATGGTCCTATTCATACGCTGCTGTTAAAATTCAGATTTGATGATGAGGATCCAGCCCCACCTGAGAAAGAAGGCTGGCAGAAAGAAATTGACAACCTTTTTACTGAGATGGAAATGTGCCTCACGTTACCTGATTCTGACTTTACTGAATCATCCATG GATGGCACGCATCATGTCACTGCTACGGCAAAGAGCCAAGCAGAATTATGTCTGTTAGGGGAACATCAGCTGATTCTTGAAGAACCAATTGGAATCGTATGCAAATATTGTCAAATTGTGTATATGGAAATGAAGGACATTTTTCCTGTTCTG AAAAAGGAGACTTCACACAGACGGGATTGGGTTGACCTTTGCAGAGGTGATTGCTCTGGTATTCATGAGCTTCATTTTGGTGAATTAGCCTCTCGAAACTACTACACCTCCATTGATGCTGAAGGCTCTGTATTGGATCTTATTCCCAATGATATTAGGATGTCAATGTATAGTCATCAACTGGATGGATTTGTCTTCTTGTGGAAAAACATAGTAGGAGAAACTTGTATTGAGAAGCTGAAAACTGAACTGTCTGATGATGGAAGAGGAGCCATAATATCACATGCCCCTGGCACTGGGAAGACCTGCCTGACAATTGTTTTTATTCTGTCATTGTTAAAAATGTATCCAATGTGCCGGCCTGTGATTATAGCTCCTAGAAGCATGCTGCTTACCTGGGAAAATGAGTTCCGAAAATGGGGATCTAGAATTCCTTTTCATAACTTTAATAGCAAGGACTTGTCAGGAAATGAACTCAAGACTGATGCAGAATTTCTTCGGAGGGTTGGAAGTCGAATGACAAAGCTGTACTCTTGGACAAAGGATAAAAGTGTTCTAGGAATCAGTTACAAGTTATTTGAGCAGATTGCCAGTGGACGGAAGGGAAAAAGAAGTGATGAAAGACTTGGGGAAATCTTTCTTCAACTGCCTGGTCTTGTGGTTCTTGACGAAGGGCACACACCTCGCAATCAACAGAGTCTTGTTTGGAAGGCTTTGACAGGAGTTAAGACAAAAAGAAAGATAATCCTCTCTGGAACTCCCTTTCAGAATAACTTTGACGAGTTGTATAATACTTTTTGCCTGGTAAACCCAAAGTTTTCTGGTTCAATCACTTCTGAGAGTTGCAACAGAAGATGGCAGCGGAAGAGCAATGTGGAGAAAGAGAGATGGATTTCCTTGACCAATGCCATTCATAAGAAATCTGACTATGTGGTAGAAGAGCTCAAGGCTATGATAGATCCCTTTGTACATGTACACAGAGGTTCTATACTAGAAGAGAATCTCCCTGGTCTGAAGGACACACTTGTTATTTTGCGGCCAACCGATGAGCAGAAGGACATTCTTCGGCTTATATCGGATGATTGGAGTAGGTTTGACCAAGTACATTTGGTGTCACTCATTTCTGTCCACCCATCATTAGCTGCTTTCAGTAAACGCTTGTCTGCCCGCAAAGATAGGCTAGGGGTGCTCGGATGCAGTCCTTACGCTGGAGTAAAGACAAAATTTGCCATTGAGCTCATCCGATTATGTGATGCATCACATGAGAAGGTTTTAGTTTTCAGCGAATTTATTCATCCTTTGAGATTCATAATGCAACAGCTGATGGATCAGTTAAAGTGGAGAGAAGGCATAGAGATGCTGTATATGGATGGAAAACGGGATGAGAAGAATCGCCAGTCATCAATTAGTTCTCTGAATGATCCTTCCAGTAAGGTGAAAGTTCTTTTTGCATCCACAAAAGCATGTTCTGAAGGAATAAATCTGAGTGGGGCATCAAGAGTTGTTTTGTTAGACGTTGTTTGGAATCCTTCAGTTGAAAGGCAAGCAATAAGCAGAGCATATAGGCTTGGCCAAAAGAATCTTGTCTATGTTTATCATTTGATAACCTCTGGGACCTTGGAGGTTGAAAAGTATGCTCAACAGGCTAACAAAGATCGCTTGTCTGAATTGGTATTTTCTTCTCGAGATAGGCAAAGTAACAAGTCCAGAATTTCATCCGTTTTTGAAGACAAAGTCTTGGAAGGAATGCTTGACAACAAAATGCTGAATGATATCTTTGAGAATATTATTCACCAGCCAAAGGAATCAAATGTATTTGCAAACTTCAATTATGTTGAGCACAAGCATTAG
- the LOC113707174 gene encoding SNF2 domain-containing protein CLASSY 3 isoform X2: MEEKSSTVAKRTRAQTKCRLKKMIDEYYEKKPKEKKGESEKAHDFDAMNATEGKRREELESSKVRRNDIGMVRINSTSNDEEQKGENANRNIFNRKRKGAVEKFFNDDESSGSDVRILGQEEVVEEVNLKEFNRMRRRRRRETVYSCKNDDGGNGSSVEILQEQESWSSEEGADDSDKDYSEEESGSSDTQSNNWGYCSKDNLEGGIGKDDGKMSPSGRYYIKEKECSEDVEILGKSMEDNRKEDSVGGNVSSESSLRKRKVHGNLKDGEVVTSEESDSSDRVPKKKKEGSRISKLSKRRGRVLREVDYVNILLGSMFKDDEQTKQNLFPFEDNGPIHTLLLKFRFDDEDPAPPEKEGWQKEIDNLFTEMEMCLTLPDSDFTESSMDGTHHVTATAKSQAELCLLGEHQLILEEPIGIVCKYCQIVYMEMKDIFPVLKKETSHRRDWVDLCRGDCSGIHELHFGELASRNYYTSIDAEGSVLDLIPNDIRMSMYSHQLDGFVFLWKNIVGETCIEKLKTELSDDGRGAIISHAPGTGKTCLTIVFILSLLKMYPMCRPVIIAPRSMLLTWENEFRKWGSRIPFHNFNSKDLSGNELKTDAEFLRRVGSRMTKLYSWTKDKSVLGISYKLFEQIASGRKGKRSDERLGEIFLQLPGLVVLDEGHTPRNQQSLVWKALTGVKTKRKIILSGTPFQNNFDELYNTFCLVNPKFSGSITSESCNRRWQRKSNVEKERWISLTNAIHKKSDYVVEELKAMIDPFVHVHRGSILEENLPGLKDTLVILRPTDEQKDILRLISDDWSRFDQVHLVSLISVHPSLAAFSKRLSARKDRLGVLGCSPYAGVKTKFAIELIRLCDASHEKVLVFSEFIHPLRFIMQQLMDQLKWREGIEMLYMDGKRDEKNRQSSISSLNDPSSKVKVLFASTKACSEGINLSGASRVVLLDVVWNPSVERQAISRAYRLGQKNLVYVYHLITSGTLEVEKYAQQANKDRLSELVFSSRDRQSNKSRISSVFEDKVLEGMLDNKMLNDIFENIIHQPKESNVFANFNYVEHKH; the protein is encoded by the exons ATGGAAGAAAAGAGCAGTACTGTAGCAAAGAGGACAAGGGCTCAAACAAAGTGTCGATTGAAGAAAATGATTGATGAATACTATGAGAAGAAGCCGAAGGAGAAGAAAGGGGAAAGTGAGAAAGCCCATGACTTTGATGCAATGAACGCAACTGAGGGGAAAAGGAGGGAAGAATTGGAGTCAAGTAAAGTCAGGAGAAATGACATAGGAATGGTTAGAATTAACAGCACTAGCAATGATGAAGagcaaaaaggggaaaatgcCAACCGAAATATCTTCAATAGAAAGAGGAAGGGAGCTGTTGAAAAGTTTTTCAATGATGATGAGAGTAGTGGAAGTGATGTTAGGATTTTGGGGCAAGAGGAAGTGGTGGAAGAAGTGAACTTGAAGGAATTTAATaggatgaggaggaggaggaggagagaaaCTGTTTACAGCTGTAAGAATGATGATGGGGGAAATGGAAGTAGTGTTGAGATTTTGCAGGAACAGGAATCATGGAGCTCTGAAGAGGGTGCTGATGATTCTGATAAAGACTATAGTGAGGAAGAATCAGGAAGCTCTGATACGCAATCAAACAATTGGGGTTATTGTAGCAAGGATAACCTTGAAGGAGGGATAGGGAAAGATGATGGCAAGATGAGTCCATCTGGAAGATATTATATCAAGGAAAAAGAGTGCAGTGAGGATGTCGAGATTCTTGGAAAGAGCATGGAGGATAATAGAAAGGAAGATTCAGTGGGAGGGAATGTCAGCAGTGAGAGTtctttgagaaaaagaaaggtaCATGGTAACCTGAAGGATGGTGAAGTGGTGACAA GTGAGGAGTCTGATTCATCAGATCGGGtgccaaagaagaaaaaggaaggtagTAGGATATCTAAGCTCTCTAAGAGAAGAGGAAGGGTGTTAAGAGAGGTGGATTATGTGAATATTCTTCTGGGGTCCATGTTCAAGGATGATGAGCAGACAAAGCAAAATCTATTTCCTTTTGAAGACAATGGTCCTATTCATACGCTGCTGTTAAAATTCAGATTTGATGATGAGGATCCAGCCCCACCTGAGAAAGAAGGCTGGCAGAAAGAAATTGACAACCTTTTTACTGAGATGGAAATGTGCCTCACGTTACCTGATTCTGACTTTACTGAATCATCCATG GATGGCACGCATCATGTCACTGCTACGGCAAAGAGCCAAGCAGAATTATGTCTGTTAGGGGAACATCAGCTGATTCTTGAAGAACCAATTGGAATCGTATGCAAATATTGTCAAATTGTGTATATGGAAATGAAGGACATTTTTCCTGTTCTG AAAAAGGAGACTTCACACAGACGGGATTGGGTTGACCTTTGCAGAGGTGATTGCTCTGGTATTCATGAGCTTCATTTTGGTGAATTAGCCTCTCGAAACTACTACACCTCCATTGATGCTGAAGGCTCTGTATTGGATCTTATTCCCAATGATATTAGGATGTCAATGTATAGTCATCAACTGGATGGATTTGTCTTCTTGTGGAAAAACATAGTAGGAGAAACTTGTATTGAGAAGCTGAAAACTGAACTGTCTGATGATGGAAGAGGAGCCATAATATCACATGCCCCTGGCACTGGGAAGACCTGCCTGACAATTGTTTTTATTCTGTCATTGTTAAAAATGTATCCAATGTGCCGGCCTGTGATTATAGCTCCTAGAAGCATGCTGCTTACCTGGGAAAATGAGTTCCGAAAATGGGGATCTAGAATTCCTTTTCATAACTTTAATAGCAAGGACTTGTCAGGAAATGAACTCAAGACTGATGCAGAATTTCTTCGGAGGGTTGGAAGTCGAATGACAAAGCTGTACTCTTGGACAAAGGATAAAAGTGTTCTAGGAATCAGTTACAAGTTATTTGAGCAGATTGCCAGTGGACGGAAGGGAAAAAGAAGTGATGAAAGACTTGGGGAAATCTTTCTTCAACTGCCTGGTCTTGTGGTTCTTGACGAAGGGCACACACCTCGCAATCAACAGAGTCTTGTTTGGAAGGCTTTGACAGGAGTTAAGACAAAAAGAAAGATAATCCTCTCTGGAACTCCCTTTCAGAATAACTTTGACGAGTTGTATAATACTTTTTGCCTGGTAAACCCAAAGTTTTCTGGTTCAATCACTTCTGAGAGTTGCAACAGAAGATGGCAGCGGAAGAGCAATGTGGAGAAAGAGAGATGGATTTCCTTGACCAATGCCATTCATAAGAAATCTGACTATGTGGTAGAAGAGCTCAAGGCTATGATAGATCCCTTTGTACATGTACACAGAGGTTCTATACTAGAAGAGAATCTCCCTGGTCTGAAGGACACACTTGTTATTTTGCGGCCAACCGATGAGCAGAAGGACATTCTTCGGCTTATATCGGATGATTGGAGTAGGTTTGACCAAGTACATTTGGTGTCACTCATTTCTGTCCACCCATCATTAGCTGCTTTCAGTAAACGCTTGTCTGCCCGCAAAGATAGGCTAGGGGTGCTCGGATGCAGTCCTTACGCTGGAGTAAAGACAAAATTTGCCATTGAGCTCATCCGATTATGTGATGCATCACATGAGAAGGTTTTAGTTTTCAGCGAATTTATTCATCCTTTGAGATTCATAATGCAACAGCTGATGGATCAGTTAAAGTGGAGAGAAGGCATAGAGATGCTGTATATGGATGGAAAACGGGATGAGAAGAATCGCCAGTCATCAATTAGTTCTCTGAATGATCCTTCCAGTAAGGTGAAAGTTCTTTTTGCATCCACAAAAGCATGTTCTGAAGGAATAAATCTGAGTGGGGCATCAAGAGTTGTTTTGTTAGACGTTGTTTGGAATCCTTCAGTTGAAAGGCAAGCAATAAGCAGAGCATATAGGCTTGGCCAAAAGAATCTTGTCTATGTTTATCATTTGATAACCTCTGGGACCTTGGAGGTTGAAAAGTATGCTCAACAGGCTAACAAAGATCGCTTGTCTGAATTGGTATTTTCTTCTCGAGATAGGCAAAGTAACAAGTCCAGAATTTCATCCGTTTTTGAAGACAAAGTCTTGGAAGGAATGCTTGACAACAAAATGCTGAATGATATCTTTGAGAATATTATTCACCAGCCAAAGGAATCAAATGTATTTGCAAACTTCAATTATGTTGAGCACAAGCATTAG